In the genome of Bacillus sp. S3, one region contains:
- the rpsO gene encoding 30S ribosomal protein S15, which produces MAITQERKNELINEYKTHENDTGSAEVQIAVLTESINNLNEHLRTHKKDHHSRRGLLKMVGKRRNLLTFLRNKDVQRYRVLINKLGLRR; this is translated from the coding sequence ATGGCAATCACTCAAGAACGTAAAAATGAACTTATTAATGAGTACAAAACTCATGAGAACGACACAGGATCTGCAGAAGTTCAAATCGCTGTCCTTACTGAATCAATCAATAATTTGAACGAGCACTTACGCACACACAAGAAAGATCACCACTCACGCCGTGGTCTTTTGAAAATGGTTGGTAAACGTCGTAATCTTTTAACATTCCTTCGTAATAAGGATGTTCAACGTTACCGTGTGTTAATCAATAAGCTTGGTCTACGTCGTTAG
- the pnp gene encoding polyribonucleotide nucleotidyltransferase, with amino-acid sequence MEQTKHEYSMDWAGRKLTVEIGQLAKQANGAVLVRYGDTAVLSTATASKEPKNLDFFPLTVNYEERLYAVGKIPGGFIKREGRPSEKAILASRLIDRPIRPLFADGFRNDVQVISIVMSVDQDCSTEMAAMFGSSLALSTSDIPFEGPIAGVVVGRVNNEFIINPTVDQAEKSDIHLTVAGTKDAINMVEAGALEVPEEIMLEAIMFGHNEIKRLIEFQEKIVAEIGKEKREITLYEIDKDLETEVRNLCEADMVTAIQVQEKHAREDAIKEVKNVVIAKFEEQEATDEDMKQVKQILDKIVKGEVRRLITVEKVRPDGRKIDEIRPLSSQVGILPRTHGSGLFTRGQTQALSICTLGAMGDVQILDGLGIEEEKRFMHHYNFPSFSVGETGPIRGPGRREIGHGALGERALEPVIPSEKDFPYTVRLVSEVLESNGSTSQASICASTLAMMDAGVPIKAPVAGIAMGLVKSGEHYTVLSDIQGMEDHLGDMDFKVAGTAKGVTALQMDIKIAGLSREILEEALQQAKVGRMHILDSMLATLTEPRTELSQFAPKILTMTINPDKIRDVIGPSGKQINKIIEETGVKIDIEQDGTIFIASTNQEMNQKAKKIIEDLVREVEVGQMYLGKVKRIEKFGAFVEIFAGKDGLVHISELAEERVGKVEDVVKIGDELLVKVTEIDKQGRVNLSRKAVLKETREKAEEKQ; translated from the coding sequence ATGGAACAAACGAAACATGAATATTCGATGGATTGGGCTGGTCGTAAATTAACAGTTGAAATCGGCCAATTAGCAAAACAAGCAAACGGTGCGGTTCTAGTTCGCTATGGCGATACAGCTGTATTAAGTACAGCAACAGCTTCGAAAGAGCCGAAGAACCTGGACTTTTTCCCATTAACCGTAAACTATGAGGAGCGCTTATATGCTGTAGGGAAAATCCCTGGAGGGTTTATTAAACGTGAAGGGCGTCCAAGTGAAAAGGCAATTTTGGCGAGCCGCCTGATTGACCGTCCGATTCGTCCGTTGTTTGCGGATGGATTCCGTAATGATGTACAAGTCATTAGTATTGTAATGAGTGTTGATCAAGATTGTTCAACAGAAATGGCAGCAATGTTTGGATCTTCCTTGGCACTTAGTACTTCAGATATTCCATTTGAGGGTCCAATTGCCGGTGTTGTTGTTGGCCGGGTAAATAATGAATTTATCATCAATCCAACAGTTGACCAGGCTGAAAAAAGTGATATTCATTTAACAGTTGCCGGAACAAAAGATGCGATTAACATGGTTGAAGCAGGAGCGCTGGAAGTCCCTGAGGAAATCATGCTTGAAGCGATTATGTTTGGTCATAATGAAATCAAACGTTTAATTGAGTTCCAAGAGAAAATTGTCGCGGAGATTGGTAAAGAAAAAAGGGAAATCACCCTTTATGAAATTGACAAAGACCTTGAAACAGAAGTAAGAAATTTATGTGAAGCTGACATGGTAACGGCGATTCAGGTTCAAGAAAAGCATGCTCGTGAAGATGCAATTAAAGAAGTTAAGAATGTTGTTATTGCCAAATTTGAAGAACAAGAAGCAACAGACGAAGATATGAAGCAAGTGAAACAAATTTTGGACAAGATTGTTAAAGGGGAAGTACGCCGTTTAATTACTGTGGAAAAGGTTCGTCCGGATGGCCGAAAGATTGATGAAATCCGTCCATTATCTTCACAGGTTGGTATTTTGCCTCGTACACATGGCTCAGGATTATTTACCCGCGGGCAAACGCAGGCCTTAAGTATTTGTACTCTTGGGGCAATGGGTGACGTTCAGATTCTTGATGGATTAGGAATTGAGGAAGAAAAACGCTTTATGCATCATTATAACTTCCCATCCTTTAGTGTTGGTGAAACTGGACCAATCCGTGGACCAGGCCGACGCGAAATTGGGCACGGGGCACTTGGAGAAAGAGCGCTTGAGCCAGTTATTCCGTCTGAAAAGGATTTCCCATATACCGTCCGACTTGTTTCAGAAGTGCTTGAATCGAATGGTTCTACCTCACAAGCAAGTATTTGTGCAAGTACATTAGCGATGATGGATGCAGGTGTACCGATTAAGGCACCTGTTGCCGGTATTGCCATGGGACTTGTAAAATCAGGTGAACATTATACAGTTTTATCTGATATTCAAGGGATGGAAGACCATTTAGGAGACATGGATTTTAAAGTTGCAGGAACAGCAAAAGGCGTTACCGCATTGCAAATGGATATTAAAATTGCAGGTCTTTCCCGTGAAATATTAGAAGAAGCTCTGCAGCAGGCAAAAGTGGGAAGAATGCACATTTTGGATTCCATGCTTGCTACTCTTACAGAACCAAGAACAGAGCTATCCCAGTTTGCTCCGAAAATCTTAACAATGACAATCAATCCGGATAAAATTCGTGATGTCATTGGACCAAGCGGTAAGCAAATTAATAAAATTATTGAAGAAACTGGTGTTAAGATCGATATCGAGCAAGATGGTACCATTTTTATTGCTTCAACTAATCAAGAAATGAATCAAAAAGCGAAAAAGATTATTGAAGATCTTGTTCGTGAAGTTGAAGTGGGACAAATGTATCTTGGTAAGGTGAAACGAATCGAAAAGTTTGGTGCCTTTGTTGAAATCTTTGCCGGTAAAGACGGTCTTGTTCATATTTCTGAACTTGCTGAAGAGCGGGTAGGGAAAGTGGAAGATGTTGTGAAGATTGGCGACGAACTCTTAGTAAAGGTTACCGAAATTGATAAACAAGGCCGAGTTAACTTATCCCGTAAAGCTGTATTAAAAGAGACACGGGAAAAGGCAGAAGAAAAGCAATAA
- a CDS encoding polysaccharide deacetylase family protein, translating to MKKAIILIVICLAAVITVNIPIVDKYVSALKESALPAAKQSDPLYQSIVKNASTYERPFSDAKVDTVWKAIPGYNGLKVDIAASYKKMKSKGVFDEKKLVFIQTKPKVHLQDLPPSPIYKGHPEKPMVSFIINVAWGNEYLSDMLATLKNHNVSASFFLEGNWVKKNPDLAKMIVSAGHEVGNHSYSHPDMKQLTASRAREEMIKTNEIIEAATGKKCTWFAPPSGSYRDETITIAAELNMKTVMWTVDTVDWRKPAPDVLINRVMSKIDKGSMVLMHPTESTAKSLDRLITLIEKKNLQIGTVTELMDEERIIK from the coding sequence ATGAAAAAGGCTATTATTTTAATTGTTATTTGTTTGGCTGCGGTGATTACAGTGAACATCCCCATAGTGGATAAGTACGTTTCCGCGTTAAAAGAATCGGCCCTGCCGGCAGCAAAGCAGTCAGATCCTTTATATCAAAGTATAGTTAAAAATGCTTCTACATATGAACGTCCATTTTCCGATGCGAAGGTTGACACTGTCTGGAAGGCCATTCCCGGTTACAATGGACTCAAAGTTGATATTGCAGCTTCGTATAAAAAAATGAAGAGCAAAGGCGTATTTGATGAAAAGAAACTAGTATTTATCCAGACAAAACCAAAAGTTCATTTGCAAGATTTACCGCCTTCTCCGATTTATAAAGGTCACCCGGAAAAACCGATGGTGTCCTTCATTATTAATGTTGCATGGGGTAACGAATATTTATCGGATATGCTTGCAACCCTAAAAAATCATAATGTATCAGCAAGTTTTTTTCTTGAAGGGAATTGGGTCAAAAAGAATCCAGACCTTGCAAAAATGATTGTGAGCGCGGGCCATGAAGTAGGAAATCATTCCTACTCCCATCCAGATATGAAGCAGCTGACTGCCTCAAGGGCAAGGGAAGAAATGATCAAAACAAACGAAATTATCGAAGCAGCCACAGGGAAGAAATGTACATGGTTTGCCCCGCCCAGCGGAAGCTATCGGGATGAGACAATTACTATTGCAGCCGAACTAAATATGAAAACAGTAATGTGGACAGTAGATACGGTAGATTGGCGCAAGCCTGCTCCTGATGTCCTTATTAACCGTGTCATGTCTAAAATTGATAAGGGTTCAATGGTACTTATGCATCCAACTGAATCAACGGCAAAGTCACTTGACCGGTTGATCACCCTAATTGAGAAAAAAAATTTACAAATCGGTACGGTTACCGAATTAATGGATGAGGAAAGAATTATTAAATAA